The DNA window GAATAATAAGAGATGCCTAATAAATCTAAGTATCTACAAACGGTATCAAGCACAACATTATCATCATCGATGACTAAAATTTTTTGGATTTTTCCAAAATCGAAATTTAAAATATTCTTTTTTTCAAAAAAAACTTCTGAATCCTCTTCAACAGGAAGATAAATACTAAATCTTGTTCCAATTCCAACTTCTGAATAGACATCAATATGACCTTCATGACTTTCAATAATTCTATAAACCATAGATAAACCTAAACCAGTTCCATTGTCTTTACCCTTAGTTGAGAAGAATGGGTCAAAAATTTTTGATCTGATCTCCTCTGGAATTCCAACACCCGTATCTTCAATATTTAGTTTCCAGTATTTTTTCCCTTCATTTAATAGAAATTTTGATCTGATAATTTCTTCGCTTGATACCAGTTCAATTGAAATTGTTAATATCCCTCCATAAGATTCGTTATCGTCTCTCATAATTGTCATTGAATGAATTGAATTTATACAAATATTTAGTAAAACTTGCTCAATTTGTTGCTGATCTATCAAAGAAAAACAATCACTTATTTCAAAAACAGTTTTTACTTCTATATTTTTTTCGATAGTTCTTTCAAGCAATTTTAAAACATTATTTATTGCATTTCTTATATCACATTTCATTTTTTGAGTATCCTGCTTCCGAGCAAGAGAAAGTAATTGCTTAACTACATTTGAAGCATTATCTGCAGCGTTATCAATTATGCTAATATATTTCTTTAGTTCTTCTTGTTTGATTTCTATATTTTTCTCTAGTTTGAATTGTATAATTTCAGTTGTTCCAAGAATTCCTGTCAAAACATTATTGAAATCATGAGCAATACCTCCAGCTAAAGTTCCAATACTCTCCATCTTTTGTGCTTGAATTAGTTGCTTCTCCTGATTAAAAAAATCAGTAACATTATCCAGACGAATAATTAGTTTGTTCTGGTTCCTAATAGTAAAAGGGATTAAGAACAGATCAAAAACATTGTCAGAATTTTTATCAATTTTTTTAGTAAAACTATACGATATACGATTATTTATTGAATTTTCTATCTCATTATGAAAAGTCTTTAAAAAAGGAAGCAGAAGATATAGATCTTCAGATTCAATAAAATCTTTATTACTTATGAATATTTTTAAATTTTCATCAACACCTATTATTACTGAGTTTAATGAATTTAATATACTTTGAACAAGTATTCTTTGTTGGTTTATCTCTTCTGATATCAAACGTAATGAGTTCTCACTTAAAAATAATTTCCTTTTACCTCTGTATAGAAAAAATGAGAAAAAAACTAAAATTACTATTATTATCATTACAATCAATATATAGTATTTGTTAACTTTAAAAAAGTCACTTGGTTTGTTGATAATTTCTGTGTCTTTATCAAGTTTTGAAGTTTGAATATACCTTTTTAGTAAGGATGGCTGATCATAGACTGTTTTAAATGAATTTTCAATCATTGTTAAGTTTTTTATATCATTATAACCAACACTTACTTCTTTTATCAAATTGATTACAGTACTAACTTCTTTTTCCAAATTGACACAGTCACCTCCAATTGCTCCCTTACCAACAAAATACTCAAGCGAAGTGAAAATAGGGACTTTACTTTTCTGATCAATCAGATTTAAAATTCTGGAGGTAAATAAGGCAGAACCAGAAGATTCCAATAACACCATAGGAATTGAATTATTGCTTAAATAGTCAATAAATCGTCCTGAATTAGTTAAGTTAATATTAGTTATCTTCATTTCTGGATAGATCTGTTTTAGATTCTTATTAAATAAACTTAAAGCGAGTACTCCACTTTGAGTTTTTTCAGAAAAAGTTATTATCTCTTTTTTGGGAGGATATAATCTAAAAATTGTATGAATAAGGTTTGAATAATCAGTAATTGTCTGAACACCATAGAAGTCGTCAAATCCAAGGAGCATCATTTTATCAACCACTTTTACGTTCAAAAAAAATATAGGTGTACTACTAAAATACGGATGTTTGTACATTCGCATGAAATGAAAAGCATCATCGCCTATTGTAATTATAAAATCTGGTTTAAGATTCATGTATCTTTTTGAAAGAATTACATATAAATCATCTTCATAAGATTCACCCGAAGCAAGATCAAAAGATAGATACTCTTCCAATATTTCTATTTCATTAAAATTGTCATTCAGAGTTTTAATTAGGATATTATCATATGTTTTTGAAAGGTAATTATCCTTACTGTAAGAGTTTAGTATAAGACATTTCAACTCATCTGCTTTCAGAGTTGTTATTATCATCAAAATTAAAAATATACTTTTCATCAATACCTCACTTTTTCAAAAGCAAGATATTTTTGAGTTGTTAAAAAATGATTACATGATAAAAAAAAAGTCTGAAAAAGTATCTTCAGACTTTTATATAGAAAAGTTAATCATTAAGACTTTTGAGATAGCTCAGTTAATGATTTATACTTTCTTCTTAGAACAAATTCATCACTAATGATCAACTCATGAACATCTTTAAGTTCTGGGTTATTTTTACCGTCTATTACAAGTATCTTTTTTGCTAGATTAATTCTTCTTCTAATACTTTGAACAGCTGGGATTGAACTTCTGAAATGCTTTGCCAATTCTCTATCAATTAGTTTGTCATTTAGTTCCAAGAACTCCATAAGCACATCAGATGTCCATTTTTTATGAACTCCTCCGCTATAATCATTTTTCTTAAATCTTCTTTTAGTTCTTCTCTTAATCTGTTTAGGATCTTCAGTGCGTCTTAGATTTCTCCAAACAGGATGTCTGCTTCTAGCCTTGTCAACATCTTTGTATGTAAATTCAGGATGGGCTTTCAGCCACATTGATGTAGATTCCTGTTTTTGTGATCTGGACAAATTACTTGTCAAATACATTTCTACGTATTCTTCAGGAGTTGGTTTTTCCAGCAACTCTTTGATAACAGGATTTCTTCTGTCAGCTCTTGGTCCTCTTCTTCCTTTTTGATTAACAGTATAAAGAGGGTGCAAATACTTCTCTTTTTGAACATCCTGATTACTATATTCTGGATGTTCTTTCAGCCAAATTCTGGTAGCAAGTTGTTTTTCTTGTACTGAAAAGTCTGATCTTAAGTAGTAATCAACATATTTCTTCAAAGTTCTTTTTTTGATCAGTTTTTTCAGGTCTTCTGTCATAAATTTTCTTGTAAGTTCTTTTCTTCTGTCGGCATAAGTACCCTTCTTGAACTCTAAAATGTCACTCTGAGAAAAAGTAGGATTTTTTTTCAACCAATACTTTGTTGCCATAATTTTATCAGATCTTGACAAATTACCAGAAAAATAAATTTCTGCAAATTGTTCTGGTGTCTCTGACTCAAGGATTTTTTCCAGCCTTTTCAGCCTCTTACGCTCTTCTGAACGCTTCTGTTTTTTTAATGACCTACGGTCATCATCGAAATTATCATGATCCATTATCCACCCCGCTATTTGTGTCTTATATTACCAATATAATACATATATTAATAAATCAACAATTTTTTTTTTTTTACATGTAAAAAATTTCATAATTTCTCATAAGCATGCTTAAAATGGTTAATTTTTTATATGTTTCAACATCTGAAATCGATTGTATTTAGTTTAGAATTATATATATACAAATCAATCTTAGAACAGTTTTAACCTGAAATTAAACTAATAATAAATAATTAAAAAGCTAATTTGAATTTTCAAGGAATGCCGAGGCGTAATAAAGATCAAATTCAACTATAACATACTCAATGTTATTTTGATAGAATACATCATAAAAAAAGATTCAACATTGTTTAAAACAAAAAAAAATGTAGGAATCTATGACTTTCAGATATAAGTAATTTCTATGGCAACGTAAATATTCAAAGACTATGTTCTAAATATTAAATCTAACCATAACTATTTACACTAAAATCTTTTTATTTTTTACATGCTTGTATATATTACTTTATGAAAACATATGAAATATCAATGGAGACCCAATGGCAAAACAAAGAAAAACAATGTATGTAATAGACACAAATGTGATTCTACATGATCCAGACTGTTTAAAAGGATTTGGGAATAATGATATAGGCATTCCAATTACGGTTCTAGAAGAAATTGATGATTTTAAAAAAGGAAAAGATCAGTTAAACTATAATTCAAGAAGTTTTACAAGAATAATTGATCAGTTGACATCCGATTTAGAGAAAGGGAATAGGAAGATAAAGGATTCTTTGGAGTCTGGAATCAGACTATTCAACAAAACAAACAAACTATTTTTTCTTACCGATGTAAATTACAAAGATGAGTTTAAAGATAAGTTTTTTGGAGAAAAGGAAGATCATAGAATACTTGCAGCTGCATATAATTACAAAATTAATCATCCAGACGTTAAAACCATTTTCGTTACCAAAGATGTTAATTTGAGAATAAAAGCCAGAGCATTGGGAATTTTGGCTGAGGATTACAATGCTGGCAAAATTAAAGATATGCAGAAAACGCATTCTGATCATATTGAGATAAAAAACGTTGATCAGAACGTCATTCAAAAACTATTAAGTGATGGTAAAATTCCTTTAGATTTTATCAAAAACAGAATAGAAAACCAACCAGATCCAAATGAGTTTTTCATTTTGAAGAATGAAAATGCCGAAGTTAAATGTAGATACGAGCATACTAAAAATGTATTAAAAATGATCTATTCAGACAAAGTATACGGAATTTCTCCACGAAATCCAGAACAGTGTTTCGCTTTAGATTTACTTTTAGACGATAAAATAAACCTAGTAACAATTACCGGATCAGCAGGGACAGGAAAAACCCTGATTGCACTAGCCTCATCTCTACAAAGAAGTGTTAGTTATAATCAAATAATACTGTCCAGACCTATCGTTCCACTAAGTAACAAAGATATCGGTTACCTTCCAGGAACTGCTAAAAATAAAATAGAACCATATATGCAACCTCTCTATGATAACCTATCATTTATTCAAAATCAATTTAAAGAGACGGACGAAAATTATACCTATATAGAAGAGCTTCAAAAACGTGAGAAACTTATAATTTCTCCATTAGCATATATAAGAGGTCGTACCTTATCTAAGGTATATTTTATTATTGATGAGGCTCAAAATTTAACTCCACACGAGGTGAAAACTATTATTACCAGAGCCGGTGAAGGTACAAAAATTGTTTTTACTGGAGATCTTTATCAGATAGATACTCCCTTTTTAGATGCGGAATCAAACGGTTTAGCTTATATAATTGATAAGTTAAAGGGGGAGAAACTTTATGGTCACGTTAATCTCCAAAAAGGTGTAAGATCAACACTTTCAGAACTGGCATCTAAATTATTATAGGGTTTACTGATATGGATAATAAAGATTTTTCAAGATATTGGAATAGGGAAAGTGCTAATGAAGAGATGCTAAGAGAGGAAAAGTTCCCGCTTGTTGATATTCAAACTACATTAACATGGATAAAAATTAAAAAATACTTAGATCAGTATAATATTAGTTCTATTTTAGATGCAGGAGCTGGGGTAGGCAGGTATTCATTGCCATTAGCAAAATTTGGTTATGATGTTACACATCTTGATATCTCTCCTTACATGAATCGTATAGCGGAAAAAACTGCTGAGAGTGAAGAGATAAAAAATATTAAAATTGTAGAGGGTGATATATCTGATCTATCGATGTATAATGATAGATCGTATGATTTTGTTATTAGTTTTGATGCTCCAATATCTTATTGCTATCCAAATCAATATAAAGCTTTAGAGGAAATTCTAAGAGTTTGTGATAAAATAGCAATTATAATGGTTTCATCAAGATCAGGTGTTTTACCTTTTTACATAGATTTTGATCTAGCTGGTGATTATAAACCTGCAAAATATCCAAAAAGTGAAAACTTTATAGCAACGAAGTCTATTTTGGAAAACGGAGTTGAAATATGGCCAGAAAAAATTGAGAAGTTTCTAAATGATACAGGTAAAGATGCCCCGAAAGATTATTCTTTTACTGTGACGGAGCTTAAACAATTCTTTTCTAATAGCGATTTTGAAATAGTTGAAATTGGAGGACCTGGTGCTTTAGCAAGAAGTATCAAGTCTGAAAATCTTGATTTGATAAGATCGGACGACAGACTTTTCAATGAATTTATTGGGTTTTCGCTCAACTACGATTTTCAGGATGAGACTTGTGGAATGGGTGCTGTAAACACTATGATAATTGTTAAAAGGAAATGATGTTTACAAGCCTAAATTGTATTATTATATTTGTATAAAATAAGATTAAAGTGAGTTTTGGAGAACTAATGTCAAAAAATGTGCTAGTAGTTGATGATGAACCTTTGATGAGAGATATGTTGTATTCTGCATTAAGAAGAAAAAAAATGCCAGTTGATAAGGCAGAAGATGGCAAAGAAGCTGTTGATATGCTTTCTAAAAAAGAATATGATATTGTAATTACAGATATTAGAATGCCAAGACTTAGTGGGATGGATCTTCTAGCGGTGATAAATAAAAAATATCCTGAAACGGATGTTATCATGCTTACAGCATACGGAACCATTGAAGATGCAGTTAAGGCGATGCAAATGGGTGCATATGACTTTGTAGAAAAAAAAGAGAATACTCTTCTTGATGAGATTGAAATGCGAGTCGATAAGCTTCTAGAGTTTAGACGAATGAAGTATCAAAATAAAGAACTTAGAGAAGAAATTGAGTCTATTAAAGCAGAAAGAACCTATGAAAAGAATTTTCTTGGAAACAATTCACAGATGACAAATCTTTTTGATACAATAAAATTAGTTGCTGACTCCAGTGCTACGGTTTTTATTCAGGGAGAATCTGGAACAGGTAAAGAACTTGTCGCTAGAGCTTTGCATGAACAAAGTCCTAGAAGATCAAAGCCGTTTATAAAAGTCAATTGTGCTGCATTACCGGATGGTTTGATTGAGTCTGAGCTTTTTGGTCATGAGAAAGGAGCTTTTACAGGAGCGATAAAAACTACACAAGGTAAGTTTGAATTAGCCAATGGAGGAACAATTCTACTTGACGAGATAAGTGAAATGAATCCTCTGTTACAAGCAAAACTTCTTCGAGTACTTCAGGAGCGAGAGTTTGAAAAAATTGGAGATACAAAAACTGTAAAATTGGATGTCAGAATTATAGCAACTACAAACAGAGATATCCACAAGGCAATTGAAGAAGGACAATTCAGAGAAGACCTTTTCTATAGATTGAATGTGATTTCACTTACTATACCATCTCTAAGAGACAGAAAAGATGATATACCATTGATATCTAGTTATTTTGTTGATAAGTACAGTAAAATTCATTCAAGGAAAGTTGAATCTGTTTCACCAGATGCGATGCGACAATTAATTAATCATAACTGGCCAGGAAATGTACGAGAACTTGAAAATACTATTGAAAGAGCTGTTGTACTCTCTCAAGGAGTAGAGATATTACCGAATGTACTTTTTGATGCGGGGAAATTTGGAAATCTAAATCAGTCTAACTCGAATTTTGAGCAACCTGTTGAAAATGATATTTTGAGTAGTTCTGGTGAAGTCTTGCCACTTTATCTGATGGAGCAAAATACGATTTTAAGAACTCTTGAAAAATTTGAAGGAAGTAGAACAAAAACTGCGGAAGCATTGGAGATAAGTATTCGGACTTTAAGAAACAAACTTAATGAGTACCGAGCAAAAGGTATACAGATAGACTAGGAGTTATGATGAAATTTATTTTACTATTTATCTTTTCTCTATTATTTTTTTCATGTCTTAATGATGGTAAGCCTGTGATAACTGAAAAAATTTCAATACCAAAAAAGTTGAATTTAACATCTATAAAATTTTATAATGATAATTTATATTTGCTTGATGGCATATCAGGAACTCTATTTATGTATGATGTGGATTCT is part of the Candidatus Delongbacteria bacterium genome and encodes:
- a CDS encoding response regulator, with the translated sequence MKSIFLILMIITTLKADELKCLILNSYSKDNYLSKTYDNILIKTLNDNFNEIEILEEYLSFDLASGESYEDDLYVILSKRYMNLKPDFIITIGDDAFHFMRMYKHPYFSSTPIFFLNVKVVDKMMLLGFDDFYGVQTITDYSNLIHTIFRLYPPKKEIITFSEKTQSGVLALSLFNKNLKQIYPEMKITNINLTNSGRFIDYLSNNSIPMVLLESSGSALFTSRILNLIDQKSKVPIFTSLEYFVGKGAIGGDCVNLEKEVSTVINLIKEVSVGYNDIKNLTMIENSFKTVYDQPSLLKRYIQTSKLDKDTEIINKPSDFFKVNKYYILIVMIIIVILVFFSFFLYRGKRKLFLSENSLRLISEEINQQRILVQSILNSLNSVIIGVDENLKIFISNKDFIESEDLYLLLPFLKTFHNEIENSINNRISYSFTKKIDKNSDNVFDLFLIPFTIRNQNKLIIRLDNVTDFFNQEKQLIQAQKMESIGTLAGGIAHDFNNVLTGILGTTEIIQFKLEKNIEIKQEELKKYISIIDNAADNASNVVKQLLSLARKQDTQKMKCDIRNAINNVLKLLERTIEKNIEVKTVFEISDCFSLIDQQQIEQVLLNICINSIHSMTIMRDDNESYGGILTISIELVSSEEIIRSKFLLNEGKKYWKLNIEDTGVGIPEEIRSKIFDPFFSTKGKDNGTGLGLSMVYRIIESHEGHIDVYSEVGIGTRFSIYLPVEEDSEVFFEKKNILNFDFGKIQKILVIDDDNVVLDTVCRYLDLLGISYYSATNGKEGLDKFIMSNAEIDLIILDMAMPVMSGKEAFYKMKEINNNTKILLTSGFRYDKRVDELIKIGVDGFIQKPYSIRDLSEKIGTLLEL
- a CDS encoding PhoH family protein — protein: MAKQRKTMYVIDTNVILHDPDCLKGFGNNDIGIPITVLEEIDDFKKGKDQLNYNSRSFTRIIDQLTSDLEKGNRKIKDSLESGIRLFNKTNKLFFLTDVNYKDEFKDKFFGEKEDHRILAAAYNYKINHPDVKTIFVTKDVNLRIKARALGILAEDYNAGKIKDMQKTHSDHIEIKNVDQNVIQKLLSDGKIPLDFIKNRIENQPDPNEFFILKNENAEVKCRYEHTKNVLKMIYSDKVYGISPRNPEQCFALDLLLDDKINLVTITGSAGTGKTLIALASSLQRSVSYNQIILSRPIVPLSNKDIGYLPGTAKNKIEPYMQPLYDNLSFIQNQFKETDENYTYIEELQKREKLIISPLAYIRGRTLSKVYFIIDEAQNLTPHEVKTIITRAGEGTKIVFTGDLYQIDTPFLDAESNGLAYIIDKLKGEKLYGHVNLQKGVRSTLSELASKLL
- a CDS encoding class I SAM-dependent methyltransferase — protein: MDNKDFSRYWNRESANEEMLREEKFPLVDIQTTLTWIKIKKYLDQYNISSILDAGAGVGRYSLPLAKFGYDVTHLDISPYMNRIAEKTAESEEIKNIKIVEGDISDLSMYNDRSYDFVISFDAPISYCYPNQYKALEEILRVCDKIAIIMVSSRSGVLPFYIDFDLAGDYKPAKYPKSENFIATKSILENGVEIWPEKIEKFLNDTGKDAPKDYSFTVTELKQFFSNSDFEIVEIGGPGALARSIKSENLDLIRSDDRLFNEFIGFSLNYDFQDETCGMGAVNTMIIVKRK
- a CDS encoding sigma-54-dependent Fis family transcriptional regulator, whose translation is MSKNVLVVDDEPLMRDMLYSALRRKKMPVDKAEDGKEAVDMLSKKEYDIVITDIRMPRLSGMDLLAVINKKYPETDVIMLTAYGTIEDAVKAMQMGAYDFVEKKENTLLDEIEMRVDKLLEFRRMKYQNKELREEIESIKAERTYEKNFLGNNSQMTNLFDTIKLVADSSATVFIQGESGTGKELVARALHEQSPRRSKPFIKVNCAALPDGLIESELFGHEKGAFTGAIKTTQGKFELANGGTILLDEISEMNPLLQAKLLRVLQEREFEKIGDTKTVKLDVRIIATTNRDIHKAIEEGQFREDLFYRLNVISLTIPSLRDRKDDIPLISSYFVDKYSKIHSRKVESVSPDAMRQLINHNWPGNVRELENTIERAVVLSQGVEILPNVLFDAGKFGNLNQSNSNFEQPVENDILSSSGEVLPLYLMEQNTILRTLEKFEGSRTKTAEALEISIRTLRNKLNEYRAKGIQID